One segment of Brassica napus cultivar Da-Ae chromosome C3, Da-Ae, whole genome shotgun sequence DNA contains the following:
- the LOC106444132 gene encoding cation/H(+) antiporter 10: protein MNTTIFDGDCTSSFFNISSDGLWENLKSPDMIFGYSLPLLEIQILLIFIFIVMTHMFLRRIGISQIASYMIAGLMLGPQLFDVLEKSSGKISEDPALDGNATLRSISVFGTIMFTFLMTLRTSRRVAFISGKLPVVIGILSFFAPLFGLGFQNLFSDSIDPNYMPLKTGLGERTAIVITQSSILLPSTTYILLELKILNSEIGRLALSACDINDIFGIISMVLASIHATYKNVSHVTAYRDAVAVVIFVLIVFLFFKPIVQLIINRTPEGKPVKNMYVNAVILTALASSVYSMIFNMKYVLGPLVVGLVIPEGPPLGSALESKYEKLTMNVFLPISITVSVMRSDAMWMFAEFSHILVNIFLTALTLVLKFVACLAPCLYYKLPLNESLAVSIILSCKSFADFVLYESVLDAAYISQATYAFLIIYSLLNAGIVPVVLRRLYDPKRKYVNYQKRNILHLEPNSDLQIITCLHRPENVSATIAFLQLLSSPNLDFPIAVTVLYLVKLVGQINPVLISDNKKSKRLHTDSYIHTANLAFRKFMLEGLKSVTVTTYTAFSHEKMMHEDICTLALDQTSSMIIVPSGRRWTVDGMFESDDDAIRRLNQALLQSAPCSIGILIDRGHFSRKGNDVSSKKNYNIDVGVIFIGGKDDREALSLVKRMKHNPRVRVTVIRLLFKQEIEPENWEYILDNEGLKDFKIADEMSNVDYTERTMTSGAEVASIVQFLAHEYDLMVVGRDQGIASPNFLGLTEWVELPELGVIGDFLAAKELSSKVSVLVVQQQQQT from the exons ATGAATACAACCATTTTCGATGGCGATTGCACATCGTCATTCTTTAACATCTCATCTGATGGATTGTGGGAGAATCTAAAGTCACCCGATATGATTTTTGGGTATTCGCTACCTCTTTTAGAGATCCAGATATTACTCATTTTCATCTTCATCGTCATGACTCATATGTTCCTTAGACGCATTGGCATTTCCCAGATCGCTTCCTATATGATC GCTGGACTGATGCTAGGGCCCCAGCTTTTTGATGTATTAGAGAAATCTTCAGGAAAAATATCTGAAGATCCTGCGTTAGATGGAAACGCGACCTTAAGAAGCATCTCAGTGTTTGGAACCATAATGTTTACATTTTTGATGACTCTTAGAACCAGCCGGAGAGTGGCGTTCATTAGCGGAAAGCTGCCCGTTGTGATCGGGATTTTGTCCTTCTTTGCTCCTCTGTTCGGTCTCGGTTTCCAGAACCTCTTCTCCGACAGCATTGACCCTAATTACATGCCTCTGAAAACAGGACTAGGCGAGCGCACAGCAATCGTCATAACACAGTCTTCCATACTTTTGCCTTCCACAACATACATCTTGCTAGAGCTCAAGATCCTCAACTCTGAGATCGGTCGCCTTGCATTGTCTGCATGTGACATCAACGACATCTTTGGGATAATTTCCATGGTACTCGCTTCTATTCACGCAACGTACAAGAATGTTTCACATGTAACAGCCTATCGTGACGCTGTCGCAGTGGTCATCTTCGTTCTCAtcgtctttcttttttttaagccCATCGTGCAATTGATCATAAATCGCACACCGGAAGGCAAACCCGTGAAGAATATGTATGTTAACGCTGTGATTCTTACCGCATTGGCTTCCTCTGTTTATTCTATGATATTTAACATGAAATATGTCCTGGGACCATTAGTAGTCGGTCTTGTCATACCCGAGGGTCCACCTTTAGGATCGGCATTGGAGTCTAAGTACGAGAAGCTCACAATGAACGTCTTCTTACCAATCTCGATCACAGTCAGCGTGATGAGAAGTGATGCAATGTGGATGTTCGCCGAGTTCAGTCACATCCTCGTTAATATCTTCCTAACGGCTTTAACACTTGTCCTAAAATTTGTCGCATGCCTTGCACCTTGCTTGTACTATAAGCTACCTCTCAACGAATCCCTTGCTGTTTCCATCATCTTGAGCTGCAAAAGTTTCGCTGATTTCGTTCTCTATGAGTCCGTATTAGACGCAGCA TATATATCACAGGCAACGTACGCGTTCTTGATCATTTATTCGCTGCTAAATGCTGGGATTGTTCCAGTAGTGTTAAGGAGATTGTACGATCCGAAAAGGAAGTACGTTAATTACCAAAAACGGAACATATTGCATTTGGAACCAAATTCCGATCTTCAGATTATAACTTGTTTGCACCGACCTGAGAACGTCTCTGCGACCATTGCATTCCTACAGTTGTTGTCCTCACCAAACCTAGATTTCCCTATAGCGGTCACGGTTCTTTATCTGGTGAAGCTCGTAGGCCAGATCAATCCTGTTCTGATCTCCGACAATAAGAAGTCGAAACGACTTCATACCGACTCTTACATCCATACCGCAAATCTTGCATTCAGGAAGTTCATGCTAGAAGGCTTGAAGTCCGTAACAGTGACCACGTACACCGCATTCTCGCATGAGAAGATGATGCACGAAGATATTTGCACGCTTGCACTTGACCAGACATCGTCAATGATTATTGTCCCTTCAGGGAGGAGATGGACCGTAGATGGAATGTTCGAATCAGACGACGACGCCATAAGGCGACTAAACCAAGCGTTGCTACAGAGTGCGCCTTGTTCTATTGGAATACTAATTGACCGTGGACATTTCTCACGCAAAGGCAATGATGTATCGAGCAAGAAAAATTACAATATTGATGTCGGTGTTATTTTTATCGGCGGCAAAGATGATAGAGAGGCATTATCATTGGTGAAGAGAATGAAACATAACCCAAGGGTTCGTGTAACCGTGATCCGACTCTTGTTCAAACAAGAGATAGAGCCAGAAAACTGGGAGTACATTCTGGACAATGAAGGCTTAAAGGATTTCAAGATTGCAGACGAAATGAGCAATGTTGATTACACGGAGAGGACTATGACCAGTGGAGCTGAGGTTGCCAGCATCGTCCAATTCCTGGCCCACGAGTATGATCTTATGGTGGTTGGAAGAGATCAAGGCATTGCATCACCAAACTTTTTAGGACTAACAGAATGGGTCGAACTTCCAGAGTTAGGTGTCATTGGAGATTTTTTAGCCGCTAAAGAGCTTAGCTCTAAGGTTTCTGTTTTGGTAGTTCAACAACAGCAACAGACGTGA